One window of Sulfoacidibacillus ferrooxidans genomic DNA carries:
- a CDS encoding tetratricopeptide repeat protein, which produces MLFHEPFERLMRAVSRIAKQLETADVQQRQYLIQELEELRTLCNPFFEMWLSFEDQIEALYEQYALPPEEGEEYVKPKQVLQGKDSTAHTSESAKPSQEFMVELGSTLLSEQGHQLFRRGLGYFDLLMFPESIVEFKKIIEMDPHMVIARLYLAINYIATEQYEEAHVHLSFVQQVAQDHLLRAAVHDARAQMYMRQNNYEQALDELTSLLSINPSYSDAYFNHAVCAYHTGNFTLAQDSAKKVLTENSMDVDAWRIYGSALFAIGNIQSALAVYAKIRKWVPKNPQIAIELAKIYVSLKRIQEAETLLHEVEKHSQVRSAYYGLQGDIALYKGLSKEAVALFKKQASLTRAPISTQRLAWALYADQRFDEARHYFEQHYEQHKDSISSVVGLARIASYQGNSATARGYLQQLIRDKRSKVRAIGLSELGRMYLEHQDIERAKRFLYSSLAIDRTQETAIALLGLAMRLSANDATYKSSESLSTNSSAISGIDSTASLSDT; this is translated from the coding sequence ATGCTCTTTCATGAACCTTTTGAACGTTTAATGCGTGCAGTCTCCCGAATTGCCAAACAATTAGAGACAGCTGATGTACAACAACGGCAGTATCTCATCCAGGAACTAGAAGAATTACGAACTCTGTGTAATCCTTTTTTTGAAATGTGGTTAAGTTTTGAAGATCAAATTGAGGCTCTATATGAGCAATATGCACTTCCCCCCGAAGAAGGGGAGGAGTATGTTAAGCCAAAGCAGGTATTGCAGGGCAAAGACTCAACAGCTCACACGTCTGAATCTGCAAAACCATCACAAGAATTTATGGTGGAATTAGGCTCTACACTCCTATCTGAACAAGGTCATCAATTGTTTAGACGAGGACTAGGATACTTTGATTTGCTCATGTTTCCAGAATCAATTGTAGAATTTAAGAAAATTATTGAGATGGATCCTCACATGGTTATAGCACGTTTGTATCTTGCCATTAATTATATTGCTACAGAGCAATATGAAGAGGCGCATGTACATTTGTCGTTTGTTCAACAAGTGGCACAAGATCATCTTCTACGTGCTGCTGTGCACGATGCACGAGCGCAAATGTACATGCGACAAAATAATTACGAGCAAGCATTAGACGAACTTACCAGCTTGTTATCCATCAATCCATCATATAGTGACGCTTATTTTAATCATGCTGTATGTGCCTATCACACTGGAAACTTTACATTAGCGCAAGATAGTGCGAAAAAGGTACTTACAGAAAATTCAATGGATGTGGATGCTTGGAGAATCTACGGTTCAGCATTATTTGCAATAGGTAATATCCAATCCGCGTTAGCTGTATATGCAAAAATACGCAAATGGGTTCCGAAAAATCCGCAAATTGCCATTGAATTAGCAAAAATTTATGTTAGTTTGAAACGTATTCAAGAGGCTGAAACACTATTACATGAAGTAGAAAAGCATAGTCAAGTTCGTTCTGCCTACTATGGTTTACAAGGCGATATTGCTTTGTATAAAGGATTATCTAAAGAAGCAGTTGCTCTTTTTAAAAAGCAGGCTAGTCTCACACGTGCACCTATCTCCACACAAAGATTAGCATGGGCTTTATATGCGGATCAGAGATTTGATGAGGCTAGGCACTATTTTGAACAACATTATGAGCAGCATAAAGACTCCATATCAAGTGTAGTAGGGCTTGCACGAATAGCGAGCTATCAAGGTAATTCGGCTACTGCACGAGGATATCTGCAACAATTAATACGAGATAAAAGGTCGAAAGTACGGGCTATAGGATTATCTGAACTTGGTAGAATGTATCTTGAACATCAAGATATTGAACGAGCTAAACGATTTCTTTACAGTTCGCTTGCCATTGATCGCACCCAGGAAACAGCAATTGCTTTGCTTGGTTTGGCTATGCGACTTAGTGCCAATGATGCTACGTACAAGTCAAGTGAATCACTATCTACAAATAGCAGTGCTATATCTGGGATTGACAGTACGGCGTCACTCTCCGATACTTAA